From one Paenibacillus terrae HPL-003 genomic stretch:
- a CDS encoding HEAT repeat domain-containing protein → MNKLLLENVINNGDLVKAVKMIEEVGEKRDNEFTSILIKHLGSTGNPILRNAISIALADIRSQEAILPLINVLKDPKTEGSRGTLLYALESFDIVPHVVTITDLLDDNFEVSRHSFKLISGVANNLSNTQKEICKQLIKDKIADEKNKNNRTFLLDSLHLFN, encoded by the coding sequence ATGAATAAATTACTTTTAGAAAATGTTATAAATAATGGGGATTTAGTGAAAGCAGTGAAGATGATAGAAGAAGTGGGCGAAAAGAGAGATAATGAATTTACATCTATACTGATTAAGCATCTTGGATCAACTGGTAATCCAATATTAAGAAATGCAATCTCTATTGCATTAGCTGATATAAGAAGTCAAGAAGCTATTTTACCACTTATCAATGTACTGAAAGACCCAAAAACAGAAGGGAGTAGAGGAACGTTATTGTATGCTTTAGAATCTTTTGATATCGTTCCTCATGTTGTTACAATAACAGATTTACTTGATGATAACTTTGAAGTCAGCAGACATTCTTTTAAATTGATAAGTGGTGTGGCTAATAACCTCTCTAATACTCAAAAGGAAATATGTAAACAATTGATAAAAGATAAGATAGCTGATGAGAAAAATAAGAATAATCGCACCTTTTTGTTAGATTCTCTCCATCTTTTCAATTGA